One genomic window of Temnothorax longispinosus isolate EJ_2023e unplaced genomic scaffold, Tlon_JGU_v1 HiC_scaffold_788, whole genome shotgun sequence includes the following:
- the LOC139825025 gene encoding probable ATP-dependent RNA helicase DDX43 — protein sequence MSLTHVLNYDFPRDIKEYVHRVGRTGCAGRTGESITFMTRQDWHHAKGLIDILEEANQEVSEEVYKMAERCDAWKKKDAEQSCVRGFNKNSGRSHYRT from the exons ATGAGTCTAAC ACACGTACTGAATTACGACTTCCCGAGGGATATAAAGGAATACGTTCACAGAGTCGGCCGTACTGGATGCGCAGGTCGAACGGGCGAGAGTATCACTTTTATGACAAGGCAGGACTGGCATCATGCCAAGGGACTCATTGACATTCTCGAAGAGGCTAATCAG GAAGTATCTGAGGAAGTATATAAAATGGCTGAAAGATGTGACGCATGGAAGAAGAAAGATGCGGAGCAATCATGTGTCAGAGGATTCAACAAAAATAGCGGTAGAAGCCACTATCGCACTTAA